In a single window of the Pseudomonas lutea genome:
- the rsmD gene encoding 16S rRNA (guanine(966)-N(2))-methyltransferase RsmD: MTSTSKPPRIHKGHKIHTGLGQLRIIGGEWRSRRLSFPDAPGLRPTPDRVRETLFNWLAPYIEGARVLDPFAGSGALYLEALSRGASMGLALDTNSMAISSLREHLGTLRCTVGKTATGDALRHLETQPAEQFDVVFLDPPFHQDLLMPACTLLEDRNWLADNAWIYTESETAPSSLGMPANWRLHREKKAGQVHYALWERSVAAS, encoded by the coding sequence ATGACCTCGACTTCCAAGCCGCCGCGTATTCACAAAGGGCACAAAATCCACACGGGCCTGGGCCAACTGCGAATCATCGGCGGCGAATGGCGCAGTCGGCGTCTGAGTTTCCCCGACGCGCCCGGTTTGCGCCCAACCCCGGATCGCGTGCGTGAAACCCTGTTCAACTGGCTGGCGCCGTACATCGAAGGCGCACGCGTCCTCGATCCGTTCGCCGGCAGCGGCGCGCTGTACCTTGAAGCCTTGTCGCGCGGCGCCAGCATGGGCCTGGCGCTGGACACCAACTCGATGGCGATCTCAAGTCTTCGCGAGCACCTCGGCACGCTGCGCTGCACGGTTGGCAAAACCGCGACCGGCGATGCCCTGCGCCATCTGGAAACGCAGCCCGCCGAGCAATTCGACGTGGTCTTTCTTGACCCTCCTTTCCACCAGGACCTGCTGATGCCAGCGTGTACGTTGCTGGAAGATCGCAATTGGCTGGCCGACAACGCGTGGATCTACACCGAAAGCGAAACCGCGCCCTCCAGCCTGGGAATGCCGGCCAACTGGCGGCTGCACCGCGAGAAGAAAGCCGGGCAGGTGCATTACGCGCTGTGGGAGCGAAGTGTTGCCGCAAGCTGA